The following proteins are encoded in a genomic region of Sorangiineae bacterium MSr12523:
- a CDS encoding glutathione S-transferase family protein, translating to MLKIHHLGHSQSERIVWLCEELGIPYELQKYTRDPVTRLSPPELKALHPLGAAPLIEVDGMLLAESAAIVDFILARYGRGRLRHGPEHPDFAAYLYWFHFANGNLQPVMLRSMTVGRCGLAPDHPVRTSALERLDKVFSLLDARLAQNDYLAGSEFSAADIMSVFSLTTMRVFYPVDLEPYPNIRVYLQRIGGRPAYQRAMAKGDPDLTPMLT from the coding sequence ATGCTGAAAATTCATCACCTCGGCCACTCACAATCGGAACGAATCGTGTGGCTTTGCGAAGAACTCGGTATTCCCTACGAGCTCCAGAAATACACGCGCGATCCCGTCACGCGCCTGTCGCCGCCGGAGCTGAAGGCCCTGCATCCGCTTGGCGCGGCGCCGCTCATCGAGGTCGACGGAATGTTGCTCGCCGAATCGGCTGCCATCGTCGACTTCATCCTTGCGCGATATGGTCGCGGACGTCTGCGGCATGGGCCCGAACATCCCGATTTCGCGGCCTATCTCTATTGGTTTCATTTTGCCAATGGCAACCTTCAACCGGTGATGCTTCGGTCGATGACCGTGGGACGCTGCGGGCTGGCACCGGATCATCCGGTCCGAACGTCCGCGCTGGAGCGACTGGACAAAGTGTTCTCGCTGCTCGACGCGAGGCTGGCGCAAAACGATTATCTCGCCGGAAGCGAATTCTCGGCGGCTGATATCATGAGCGTTTTCTCGCTGACCACGATGCGCGTGTTCTATCCTGTCGATCTCGAACCTTATCCCAACATACGCGTGTATCTTCAACGCATCGGTGGGCGGCCCGCATATCAACGGGCGATGGCCAAAGGCGATCCGGACTTGACACCCATGCTGACGTGA
- a CDS encoding antibiotic biosynthesis monooxygenase: MSLLVLCEFKVRTDEAEFLRVARALASAAATEPGTLRYQWFVTQQPGHYSIIEEYVDADAAEAHNNHVDSLLREFFAVADLVSVSFFGELNAYLREWVSGREGIKLNKAL, encoded by the coding sequence ATGAGTCTTCTGGTGCTATGTGAATTCAAAGTACGAACGGACGAAGCCGAGTTCCTGCGGGTGGCGCGGGCATTGGCCTCCGCCGCCGCGACCGAACCGGGAACGCTGCGGTATCAGTGGTTCGTCACCCAGCAACCTGGTCATTATTCGATTATCGAGGAGTACGTCGACGCCGACGCGGCCGAAGCACATAACAACCACGTCGATTCATTGCTCCGTGAATTCTTTGCCGTGGCCGATCTGGTGTCGGTGTCGTTCTTCGGGGAGCTCAATGCGTACTTGCGCGAGTGGGTTTCCGGTCGCGAGGGGATCAAGCTCAATAAGGCTTTGTGA
- a CDS encoding M36 family metallopeptidase, translating to MRVRSLGPFGLRCLVPSLVLAASACSGHEPPGETVSGAIPDPALRVQIAHRNGEEPTFLLFQGGTASDTPRLAATRALETAREALRLEPAALRATQIVGVEPVAGGATIVRFGQSVNGIEIFGRKLATLLDSAGRPIAMSGRLAPSVAMDAMKPPQGELATPVARAAARITGARPEDVTVEAAGPAAGGYRSYRLSPGNVGRGRAKDVLFASGKRLIPAEYVEVANDAGTDARSFVVSKEDGAILFEQSLIVSDTYAYRVWSNATAPVRPYPGPQGDAFMPHPTGMPGFPIPEAPVASNLVSLANVPFSKNDPWLPAGATETTGNNVLAYADIVAPDGFSAGDLSATTTESGRFDRVYAPEANATADENRRIGITHGFFVMNFLHDWFYDAGYTEAAGNSQRNNFGRGGLPNDPVLFETQDFSGRNNANALTPADGQSPRVQMYLFQNGTVARADIKSPPAVAGSITVAPARFGPQTVTVAGTLAFLDVDACNGTAIPATVAGRVAVVGRAGCEVTQKVRNLEASGARAVLIAEAQDGAPQRPTGFDFTGIPAVAIGRADVTRLRAVEGGVDMELRLEERFLDGALDTSIVAHEWGHTLSNRLVFDAHGLINRQGRSMGEGWSDFVAQLVLVRPEDDHTGPGSAYTGTYAPGVYAGRGVYQDFDYFGVRRVPYSTDMAKNALTFQHIELGVPLPKTHPVASWASELSNNEAHNAGEIWANVLWECYAALLRDRPRLSFDEAQSRMKKYLVASLSLTPSEPTFVEARDALLAAAQAVDAADLALFKAAFAKRGLGAGARAPERSDGYLSGVVESFANGPLVRLVGAALEEGATSCDHDGIVDQGEDGVITLRVRNDGWDRSQPGRAVVQVSGLTLVEGDSVAIPELMPGETVTKKVPVRFRGTQSPSKVEVQAKLEGPSTDGTQATTLHPTVNCDLGPSVNDPFATATSLWFDEPNLPTWAHWHYENRGDGYAWTVKQNTEGGSAILRSPLLVVDNGGRLSFDLEWRYDLGTMAKAGVLLLREGGPYYEDIQVQFAGRSAAYPASTTSHVDVPGVHPGEKVHVAIILRSSWPGHTKLEPGTAEIRGVRFQGIANQPFSGAVDQRARCNQPPTASATAPARVTAGAQVALHGEGTDPDGDALTYAWQQVSGPRVAIDGATAKDAHFVAPEVAGELRLRLTVSDGVAAGAPAEVVVRVDPRSSNGDGGAPGEPLEPNGGDGGCSAAPQRNDGSLTSPWMALGLAAMSLVRRSRRRRAQATT from the coding sequence ATGCGCGTGCGATCGCTTGGCCCGTTTGGGCTTCGTTGTCTCGTTCCTAGTCTTGTCCTTGCTGCATCGGCCTGCTCGGGCCATGAACCGCCCGGCGAAACCGTTTCGGGTGCGATTCCCGACCCGGCGCTGCGCGTCCAGATCGCCCATAGGAACGGCGAGGAGCCGACGTTCCTACTCTTTCAAGGCGGCACCGCGTCGGACACGCCTCGCCTGGCCGCGACGCGCGCCCTCGAGACCGCGCGCGAGGCGCTTCGTCTGGAACCGGCGGCGCTTCGGGCGACGCAGATCGTCGGCGTGGAGCCCGTTGCGGGCGGTGCGACCATTGTGCGCTTTGGGCAAAGCGTGAACGGAATCGAGATCTTCGGTCGCAAGCTCGCGACCCTTCTCGACAGCGCCGGCAGGCCCATCGCGATGTCCGGGCGGCTTGCCCCGTCGGTTGCCATGGATGCCATGAAACCGCCGCAGGGCGAGCTTGCGACCCCGGTTGCCCGCGCGGCGGCGCGCATCACGGGGGCGCGTCCTGAGGATGTGACGGTGGAGGCCGCGGGGCCGGCGGCCGGTGGTTATAGGAGTTATCGCCTCTCGCCGGGGAACGTGGGCAGAGGGCGCGCGAAGGATGTCCTCTTTGCATCCGGCAAGCGCCTCATTCCCGCAGAATACGTCGAGGTGGCAAACGATGCGGGGACGGATGCTCGCTCCTTCGTCGTATCCAAAGAAGACGGTGCCATCCTTTTCGAACAATCGCTCATCGTCTCCGATACGTACGCGTACCGCGTTTGGTCGAATGCGACGGCGCCAGTCCGCCCTTATCCCGGTCCGCAGGGCGATGCGTTCATGCCGCACCCAACCGGCATGCCGGGATTTCCCATTCCCGAGGCTCCGGTGGCGTCGAACCTCGTCTCGCTCGCCAACGTGCCGTTCTCGAAAAACGATCCGTGGCTCCCGGCCGGGGCAACGGAGACCACGGGGAACAATGTCCTCGCGTATGCGGACATCGTCGCGCCCGACGGCTTCAGCGCCGGCGACCTGAGCGCGACCACCACCGAATCCGGGCGCTTCGACCGTGTCTATGCGCCGGAGGCGAATGCGACCGCCGATGAGAACCGGCGTATTGGCATTACGCACGGTTTCTTCGTCATGAACTTTCTCCACGATTGGTTCTACGACGCGGGCTATACGGAGGCGGCGGGCAATTCGCAGAGGAACAATTTCGGGCGTGGAGGGTTGCCGAACGATCCTGTGTTGTTCGAAACGCAAGACTTCTCCGGGCGAAACAACGCGAACGCCCTGACGCCGGCCGATGGGCAATCGCCCCGCGTGCAGATGTACTTGTTCCAGAATGGGACGGTTGCGCGTGCCGATATCAAGTCTCCGCCGGCGGTCGCGGGATCCATCACCGTGGCGCCTGCGAGGTTCGGACCGCAAACCGTCACCGTCGCCGGCACGCTTGCGTTCCTCGATGTCGACGCGTGCAATGGCACGGCCATCCCCGCGACGGTAGCGGGCCGGGTCGCCGTTGTCGGGCGCGCAGGCTGCGAGGTGACGCAGAAGGTCCGCAACCTCGAAGCGAGCGGCGCACGCGCCGTCCTGATCGCCGAGGCGCAAGATGGTGCTCCCCAGCGGCCGACGGGATTCGATTTCACCGGGATCCCGGCGGTCGCCATTGGGCGCGCCGACGTCACACGGCTTCGCGCGGTCGAGGGCGGCGTCGACATGGAACTGCGCCTCGAGGAGCGCTTTTTGGACGGCGCGCTCGATACGAGCATCGTGGCCCACGAATGGGGGCACACCTTGTCGAATCGCTTGGTATTCGATGCGCATGGCCTCATCAACCGCCAGGGCCGGAGCATGGGAGAAGGGTGGTCCGATTTCGTCGCGCAGCTCGTCCTGGTGCGTCCGGAGGATGATCACACCGGGCCAGGATCCGCGTACACGGGCACGTATGCGCCCGGCGTTTACGCGGGCCGCGGCGTATACCAAGACTTCGATTACTTCGGTGTCCGGCGCGTGCCGTACAGCACCGACATGGCGAAGAATGCGCTGACCTTCCAGCACATCGAGCTCGGTGTGCCGCTCCCGAAGACGCACCCGGTCGCGTCCTGGGCTTCCGAGCTTTCCAACAACGAGGCGCACAATGCGGGCGAGATCTGGGCGAACGTGCTCTGGGAGTGCTATGCGGCGCTCCTCCGCGATCGCCCTCGACTCTCGTTCGACGAAGCGCAGAGCCGCATGAAGAAGTACCTGGTCGCGTCGCTTTCCCTGACGCCATCGGAGCCCACGTTCGTGGAGGCCCGCGATGCGCTCCTCGCGGCCGCACAGGCCGTGGATGCGGCCGACCTCGCGCTGTTCAAAGCGGCGTTCGCCAAGCGAGGCCTTGGAGCCGGTGCGCGCGCACCGGAGCGAAGCGACGGCTACCTCTCGGGTGTGGTCGAGAGCTTCGCGAACGGCCCGCTCGTCCGTCTCGTGGGCGCTGCGCTCGAAGAAGGGGCGACCTCGTGCGATCATGACGGGATCGTCGACCAGGGCGAAGACGGAGTGATCACGCTGCGTGTGCGCAACGACGGTTGGGACCGGTCCCAGCCCGGGCGCGCCGTCGTGCAGGTCTCGGGGCTGACCCTGGTCGAAGGCGATTCGGTCGCCATTCCGGAGCTCATGCCCGGGGAAACGGTGACCAAGAAGGTGCCCGTGCGCTTCCGCGGCACGCAGTCCCCGTCGAAGGTCGAGGTGCAGGCGAAGCTCGAGGGCCCGTCGACGGACGGCACACAAGCGACGACGCTGCATCCCACCGTGAATTGCGACCTGGGACCGTCGGTGAACGACCCATTCGCGACCGCAACGTCATTGTGGTTCGACGAGCCGAACCTGCCGACTTGGGCGCATTGGCATTATGAGAACCGTGGCGATGGCTATGCGTGGACCGTGAAGCAGAATACCGAAGGCGGGAGCGCGATCCTGAGATCACCGCTGCTCGTCGTGGACAACGGAGGCCGGCTCTCGTTCGACTTGGAGTGGCGCTACGATCTCGGAACCATGGCGAAGGCCGGGGTGCTCCTGCTGCGGGAGGGAGGCCCGTATTACGAGGACATCCAGGTCCAGTTCGCCGGACGAAGCGCGGCGTACCCCGCCTCGACGACGAGCCATGTCGACGTGCCCGGCGTTCATCCGGGCGAGAAGGTCCATGTCGCGATCATCCTGCGCTCGTCTTGGCCAGGCCACACGAAGCTCGAGCCCGGGACCGCAGAGATCCGTGGCGTGCGGTTCCAGGGGATTGCGAACCAGCCGTTCTCCGGCGCGGTCGACCAGCGCGCTCGCTGCAATCAGCCGCCGACGGCGTCGGCCACGGCGCCCGCACGCGTCACCGCCGGGGCACAGGTCGCCCTCCACGGCGAGGGGACGGATCCCGATGGGGACGCGCTCACGTACGCGTGGCAGCAAGTCTCCGGGCCGCGCGTGGCAATCGACGGGGCTACCGCGAAGGACGCGCATTTCGTCGCGCCCGAGGTCGCGGGCGAGCTGCGTCTGCGGCTCACCGTCTCCGATGGCGTGGCCGCGGGGGCGCCCGCCGAGGTCGTCGTTCGCGTCGACCCACGTTCGTCGAATGGTGACGGCGGCGCACCTGGCGAGCCGCTCGAACCCAATGGTGGCGATGGGGGATGCAGCGCGGCCCCGCAGCGCAATGACGGATCACTCACCTCGCCGTGGATGGCGCTCGGCCTTGCCGCGATGTCGCTGGTACGGCGATCGCGCCGGCGCCGCGCTCAAGCGACGACGTGA
- a CDS encoding alpha/beta hydrolase gives MSKPSIVLVHGAWHGTWCWSAVQRALEDRGFPVIAVQLPGVGAVARGDLESDARAVRSAIDAIEGPVVVCGHSYGGIAVTEGTAGAPHVVGLIYLCAFMLDVGQSLLSAVGEPPPWWSIHADQKLVRLNEPERALYNDCTPEQTMQAMKQLQPQALATFEQPLRRASWRDIPSTYIVCDRDEAIPPEIQKAMAAQASRVEHLDAGHSPFLSRPRELSELIATLATTATHS, from the coding sequence ATGAGCAAACCGAGCATCGTCCTGGTCCACGGCGCATGGCACGGTACCTGGTGTTGGTCCGCCGTGCAGCGTGCGCTCGAAGACCGCGGATTTCCCGTCATCGCGGTGCAACTGCCCGGTGTCGGGGCCGTTGCACGTGGGGATCTCGAGTCGGACGCACGCGCGGTGCGCTCGGCCATCGATGCGATCGAGGGTCCGGTCGTCGTGTGTGGGCACTCCTACGGCGGAATCGCCGTGACCGAGGGCACGGCGGGTGCGCCCCATGTCGTCGGTCTCATCTATTTATGCGCATTCATGCTTGACGTCGGTCAATCGTTGTTGTCCGCCGTCGGCGAGCCACCGCCTTGGTGGAGCATCCACGCCGACCAAAAGCTCGTACGGCTCAATGAGCCGGAACGCGCTCTCTACAACGACTGTACGCCCGAGCAAACCATGCAGGCCATGAAGCAATTGCAGCCACAAGCTTTGGCAACCTTCGAGCAGCCGCTGCGTCGTGCATCCTGGCGCGACATTCCCAGCACGTACATCGTATGCGATCGAGACGAGGCCATACCTCCCGAAATCCAGAAGGCCATGGCTGCCCAAGCATCTCGCGTCGAACACCTCGACGCAGGGCACTCGCCGTTTTTGTCACGGCCCCGCGAGCTTTCGGAGCTGATTGCCACGTTGGCGACAACAGCCACCCACTCCTAA
- a CDS encoding alpha/beta hydrolase has protein sequence MSNSPLASRTLGNQGDVLVFVHGGAGPDLTWARQAPLAERWRLVIPWRRCFEPSPRGPRQDWEIDAEDLLALLARVAPRAHVVAHSYGGLGAAVAAAKEPHRFASLTLIEVPLWFLAEHDPEVVRVMHIAKSVSDPQADPELRQHFMRLAGLPAKHPDTLELERLARNLRDPGEARPDLAAIRAAHVPVAVVSGDHDAGIERTCDALARALGGERVILRGAGHAVARAPKFNDWLASFLESIDPILAFLRVHGADTIEHPGGTLLGHLVRTARRLESWGASPTWVTAGLCHATYGTDGFPRALLTPDRRHELADLIGPEAETIVYAYGCCDRRHGLPLGDPRGEMRDRFTGTLFRPGEETLRAIVELTCANEIDVLEHSPALREAVGRDIAALLRACCTIASPAACRAVDETLRSTGLA, from the coding sequence ATGTCGAATTCCCCCCTTGCGTCACGAACCCTCGGGAACCAGGGGGATGTGCTGGTGTTCGTGCACGGCGGGGCGGGGCCGGACCTCACGTGGGCGCGGCAAGCACCGCTCGCGGAGCGCTGGCGGCTCGTCATCCCGTGGCGGCGGTGTTTCGAGCCGAGCCCGCGCGGGCCGCGCCAGGATTGGGAAATCGATGCGGAGGACTTGCTCGCGCTTCTCGCGCGCGTTGCGCCGCGGGCGCATGTGGTCGCGCATTCCTATGGGGGCCTCGGTGCTGCGGTGGCCGCCGCGAAGGAGCCGCATCGCTTTGCATCGCTCACCTTGATCGAGGTGCCCCTTTGGTTCCTGGCGGAGCACGATCCGGAGGTCGTGCGCGTCATGCACATCGCCAAAAGCGTCTCCGATCCGCAGGCCGATCCCGAGCTTCGCCAGCATTTCATGCGCCTCGCGGGCCTGCCTGCGAAACACCCCGATACCCTCGAGCTCGAGCGGCTTGCCCGCAATTTACGCGACCCCGGGGAGGCGCGCCCCGATCTGGCGGCCATCCGAGCGGCGCACGTCCCCGTGGCGGTCGTATCGGGCGATCACGATGCAGGCATCGAGCGCACCTGCGATGCGTTGGCACGTGCGCTGGGTGGTGAACGCGTGATCCTCCGCGGCGCGGGGCACGCCGTGGCACGCGCTCCGAAGTTCAACGACTGGCTCGCTTCATTTCTTGAATCCATTGACCCGATTCTCGCGTTTCTCCGCGTTCACGGCGCCGACACGATCGAGCATCCTGGTGGCACCTTGCTCGGGCACCTCGTTCGCACCGCACGGCGGCTCGAATCGTGGGGCGCATCCCCGACTTGGGTTACCGCGGGACTATGCCATGCTACGTACGGCACCGACGGCTTTCCGAGGGCTCTCCTCACGCCGGATCGACGCCACGAGTTGGCCGATCTCATCGGGCCCGAGGCCGAGACCATCGTTTATGCATACGGCTGCTGCGATCGCCGTCATGGGCTGCCCCTCGGCGATCCCCGCGGCGAAATGCGTGACCGATTCACGGGCACGCTGTTTCGGCCGGGCGAAGAGACCTTGCGCGCCATCGTGGAGCTCACGTGTGCCAACGAGATCGATGTCCTCGAGCATAGCCCCGCCCTGCGCGAGGCGGTCGGGCGGGACATTGCAGCGCTCCTGCGCGCATGCTGCACCATCGCCAGCCCCGCGGCGTGCAGGGCCGTCGATGAAACGCTGCGGAGCACCGGCCTGGCGTAG
- a CDS encoding AraC family transcriptional regulator, whose protein sequence is MHSMGADVTRSATSAVRLGSGPRTVLMRADVGAAGHIVQRSDLTSRRIVVDQATLILVEEGRKRIRWSGGQCVAGAGEALSLHAGEVVDISNTPGPSGTYRALWICWCSELLAASSAPRRRPSPGVALHAALGEPFRASFYRAFDGLSDADGLPASIATHRLYEVLLWLGERGFHFPLPAPASLAQQVRRLLSADPSAAWSMERVAHETATSIPTLRRRLAAEGMAFRDLVQDVRMSHALSLLQNTDVPVLHVALAAGYASASRFSARFRARFGYLPTDIRGQNRGRTM, encoded by the coding sequence ATGCATTCCATGGGAGCGGACGTCACGCGGAGCGCTACGAGCGCGGTCCGGCTTGGATCGGGCCCCCGCACGGTCCTGATGCGCGCGGATGTGGGCGCCGCCGGGCACATCGTGCAGCGCTCCGATTTGACGTCGCGTCGAATCGTGGTCGACCAGGCGACGCTCATCCTCGTCGAAGAGGGGCGAAAGCGCATTCGTTGGTCCGGCGGCCAATGCGTCGCGGGGGCCGGGGAAGCCTTGTCCCTGCATGCGGGCGAGGTGGTAGACATCTCCAACACGCCCGGCCCCAGCGGCACGTACCGAGCCCTCTGGATCTGCTGGTGCTCCGAGCTCCTTGCCGCATCCAGCGCTCCCCGGCGCCGTCCGAGCCCGGGTGTGGCACTGCACGCTGCACTGGGCGAGCCTTTTCGCGCGTCGTTCTACCGCGCCTTCGACGGCTTGAGCGACGCCGATGGCCTGCCGGCGAGCATCGCCACGCATCGTCTGTACGAAGTCCTGCTTTGGCTCGGTGAGCGGGGTTTTCACTTTCCACTGCCGGCGCCGGCGTCGCTCGCGCAGCAGGTCCGCCGCCTCCTTTCCGCCGATCCATCCGCGGCCTGGTCGATGGAGAGGGTGGCGCACGAGACCGCGACGAGCATCCCGACGCTGCGGAGAAGGCTGGCGGCGGAAGGAATGGCCTTTCGCGACCTCGTGCAAGACGTCCGCATGTCGCACGCGCTTTCGTTGCTCCAGAACACCGATGTTCCGGTGCTTCATGTCGCCTTGGCCGCGGGGTACGCCTCCGCATCACGTTTCTCGGCGCGATTCCGTGCGCGCTTCGGGTACCTGCCCACGGACATTCGCGGACAAAACCGCGGGCGCACCATGTAG
- a CDS encoding VCBS repeat-containing protein, producing the protein MLTGRGEVLAGASVYGRMGEFDRQKLLVGCISLGLLVCTVGCVSESEPQDHGTSSLASEAAAVCTGAMNLPGLPLIPGALGSVTTADLNGDGKGDLIGTNGSISVRLGQGGGAFGPAVDYPAGSGAVAVVVADLNADGKPDLAAANYASANVSVLLNQGNGTFAAAVNYPVGKGSIALAAGDLNRDGRPDLAVVNYEDSTVSVLKNKGKGTFAAKVDYSFANNPTSVAVADFTGDGWPDLVLTSSYHYKGYITVHPNHLGTFKPFEDNIPLLEFDEPVDPRSVIGTDLSGDGKPDIAVANTHSGTVTVWVNKGRAKFDYGVDYKVGDSNVYVQSLAAADLTGDGKPELVTVNGFVNVLTNQGGGTFAASPVTYEGADYPVSVAAGEMTGDGKSDLVVAYSGTSGTSLFVNQGSGTFAAPTLYPMFDGSDASPVVADLTGDGKPEIIGRNGTSFRVRTNLGNGAFGPEIYYPVSGGSFFAGPMTAADFSGDGKNDLAYGIPGGVTVMLNRGDGTFSNFNYNAYSQFMVAADLTGDGKIDIALAAEPDSNVRDVVTVLVNKGDGTFAPPVVYQVGYNSPSGFAAADVTGDGKTDLILASYGMLSVMPNRGDGTFGAKVDYAVGNDHGPVVAADLTGDGKPDLATLRSDGIVSVVVNQGDGTFGPKVDYVLGSPVASLAAADLSGDGKLDLVVPGYQSGYARSRVSVLLNQGNGTFGAPIDYAAGYSPDSVVAADLTGDGRLDLLVAGGGFSVLPFAGCVP; encoded by the coding sequence ATGTTGACGGGCCGAGGGGAGGTCCTGGCGGGCGCCAGCGTATACGGGCGCATGGGCGAATTCGATCGGCAGAAGCTCCTCGTTGGGTGCATTTCCCTCGGGCTCCTCGTCTGCACCGTGGGGTGCGTGTCGGAAAGCGAGCCGCAAGACCATGGCACGAGCTCCCTCGCATCGGAGGCGGCCGCCGTGTGCACGGGCGCGATGAATCTTCCGGGGTTGCCCCTGATCCCTGGGGCCTTGGGCTCCGTCACGACTGCAGATTTGAACGGCGACGGAAAGGGAGATCTCATTGGCACCAACGGCTCCATCAGCGTTCGCCTCGGGCAAGGGGGTGGCGCCTTTGGACCCGCTGTCGATTACCCGGCGGGCTCCGGTGCGGTGGCGGTCGTCGTGGCCGACTTGAACGCGGACGGCAAACCCGATCTTGCGGCGGCGAATTATGCCAGCGCCAACGTGAGCGTCCTTCTCAACCAGGGCAACGGCACCTTCGCCGCCGCGGTGAACTACCCCGTGGGCAAGGGGAGCATCGCCCTTGCGGCCGGCGATTTGAACCGGGATGGCAGGCCCGATCTGGCCGTCGTCAATTACGAAGACAGCACCGTGAGCGTGTTGAAGAACAAGGGGAAGGGGACCTTCGCCGCCAAAGTCGACTACAGCTTTGCGAACAACCCGACGAGCGTCGCCGTGGCAGATTTCACCGGCGATGGCTGGCCCGATCTCGTGCTCACATCCAGCTATCACTACAAAGGCTACATCACGGTCCACCCCAACCACCTTGGAACCTTCAAGCCATTCGAAGACAACATCCCGCTCCTCGAATTCGATGAACCCGTCGATCCAAGGTCGGTCATCGGCACCGACCTGTCCGGGGACGGGAAACCCGATATTGCAGTGGCCAACACCCACAGCGGCACGGTGACCGTTTGGGTCAACAAGGGGCGAGCCAAATTCGACTATGGCGTCGATTACAAAGTGGGTGACAGCAATGTCTACGTCCAGTCGTTGGCGGCCGCCGATCTGACGGGCGATGGCAAACCCGAGCTCGTGACCGTCAATGGTTTCGTCAATGTTCTGACCAACCAGGGAGGCGGCACCTTCGCCGCCTCGCCGGTCACCTACGAGGGGGCCGACTATCCCGTGTCGGTTGCGGCTGGGGAGATGACGGGCGACGGAAAGAGCGATCTGGTGGTGGCCTATTCGGGGACCAGCGGCACGAGCCTTTTCGTGAACCAGGGCAGCGGCACCTTTGCCGCCCCCACACTGTACCCGATGTTCGACGGCAGCGATGCGTCGCCTGTGGTGGCGGATTTGACGGGGGACGGTAAGCCCGAAATCATCGGCCGCAACGGCACCAGCTTTCGGGTTCGAACGAATCTCGGAAACGGCGCCTTTGGCCCCGAGATCTATTATCCCGTATCGGGGGGATCGTTTTTCGCCGGCCCGATGACCGCCGCGGATTTCAGCGGCGACGGCAAAAACGATCTCGCTTACGGGATCCCCGGCGGCGTGACCGTGATGCTCAATCGGGGTGACGGCACCTTTTCCAACTTCAATTACAACGCGTATTCTCAATTCATGGTCGCAGCCGACCTGACCGGCGACGGCAAGATCGATATCGCCCTGGCAGCGGAGCCAGACAGCAACGTGCGCGATGTCGTGACCGTGTTGGTCAACAAGGGCGATGGCACCTTTGCACCCCCCGTCGTTTACCAGGTGGGTTACAACAGCCCGAGCGGGTTCGCAGCGGCCGATGTGACGGGCGATGGCAAGACGGACCTCATTCTTGCCTCGTACGGGATGTTGAGCGTCATGCCCAATCGGGGCGACGGCACCTTCGGCGCCAAAGTCGATTATGCCGTGGGCAACGATCATGGCCCCGTGGTGGCGGCCGATCTGACCGGCGACGGCAAACCCGATCTCGCGACCCTCCGGTCCGACGGCATCGTGAGCGTGGTGGTCAACCAAGGCGACGGAACCTTCGGCCCCAAGGTCGATTACGTCCTTGGGAGCCCCGTCGCATCGTTGGCGGCGGCCGATCTATCGGGCGACGGAAAGCTGGATCTCGTGGTGCCCGGCTACCAATCGGGGTATGCCCGAAGCCGCGTGAGCGTGCTGCTCAATCAGGGCAATGGCACCTTCGGCGCCCCAATCGATTATGCTGCGGGGTACTCCCCGGACTCGGTGGTGGCGGCCGATTTGACGGGCGACGGCCGGCTCGATCTTCTCGTTGCCGGCGGCGGATTCAGCGTATTGCCCTTCGCCGGCTGCGTACCTTGA
- a CDS encoding VOC family protein, producing MSAKQKIVTFLWFDSNAEEAVNHYTSIFKASKILDISRYPEGGPGPKGKVMTVTFELEGQRFIALNGGPQYKFTEAVSLFVNCETQEEVDTFWRELSAGGEEGPCGWVKDKYGLSWQVVPVRLMEMMQDKEHPAKAKRVFEAMLQMRKLDLAALQRAYDEG from the coding sequence ATGTCCGCAAAGCAAAAGATCGTGACGTTCTTGTGGTTCGATTCCAACGCCGAAGAGGCGGTGAATCATTACACATCCATCTTCAAGGCTTCGAAGATCCTGGACATAAGCCGCTATCCCGAGGGGGGGCCGGGGCCGAAAGGCAAGGTCATGACCGTGACGTTCGAGCTCGAGGGGCAGCGCTTCATCGCCCTGAACGGCGGGCCGCAATACAAGTTCACCGAGGCCGTTTCACTGTTCGTGAACTGTGAAACGCAGGAGGAAGTGGACACCTTTTGGCGCGAGCTCTCCGCAGGGGGAGAAGAAGGCCCGTGTGGCTGGGTCAAAGACAAATATGGACTGTCTTGGCAGGTCGTTCCCGTGCGGCTCATGGAAATGATGCAGGACAAGGAGCATCCTGCCAAAGCGAAGCGCGTCTTCGAAGCCATGCTTCAAATGAGGAAACTGGATCTGGCTGCGCTGCAGCGCGCGTACGATGAGGGGTGA